Sequence from the Verrucomicrobiota bacterium genome:
ACCTGCGGCGGGTGGCGCTGCACGAGTTGGGGCATTTCATCGGCCTGGGCCACCCGGACCAGGCGGGCCAAACCGTGAATGCGATCATGAATTCGGTGATCAGCAACACCGATGACCTGACCGCAGACGACATTGCGGGCGGCCAATCCCTTTATGGCGCCAGAACTTCCGTAACCCCTTCCCTTCCTTCTGCGCCCGCCGACACGCAGCCATTCGTTTCCCGGGCCGGCGATTTTAACGGCGACGGCAAACAGGACCTGCTGCTGAGGAATTCCGGTGACAGCTCAGTTGCGGTCTGGATTATGGCCGGGCTCGCGATCAACGGCTACGGCGTCATCCCGGTAGCCACATTTCCGTATCGCGTCTTTGGTTTCGCGGACCTGAACGGCGACGGCAAGAGCGACGTGGTATGGCAAAGCCTGGTCGATGCTTCCGTCACCATCTGGTTCATGAACGGCGCCCAGCTGCTCTCGTCGGTCAGCGTTAACCCGCCGGCACCCGGTTACAATCTGGCGGCGGTCGGCGACCTGGACGGAGACGGCCTGGCCGACCTGGTCTGGCGGAACCTGAGTACGGGGGACACGGTCGTGATGCGAAATACGGGCCTCGTGAGTGGCCAACTCTCGTTTACCCAGACCTATGCGCAAAATGTCGGGACCCAACAACGGCTCATCGCAGCGGCGAACCTGACCGGCGAAGGCGGCACCCGCGTTGAACTCGTCTGGCAAGCGCAGGACGGCAGCGTGAGCGCCTGGTTTTTCAACAACGCTTCATCCGTCTCGCCGGTCGCTTTCGGGCAGGCGAGCGCCGGCGCGGGTGCCACGCTCCAGGGCGTGGCGGATCTGAACGGAGACGGCAAGGACGACCTTCTCTGGCTCGACCCCAGCGGGCGATTGGTCTCCGTCTGGTACATGAACGGGACCGGCGCGCCGGTCCGGGCTGCCTTTCAGGCGGTGCCGGCCTCGTTGACGTTCGCGGGCGCAGCCAACGTCAACGGCAACGGCACGCCGGCGGAAGTGTTCTGGAAGGACGCGCAGACCGGAGCGCTGACGCCGTCATTGCTTAATCATCCGCCTCAGCCGGTTTACCAGCCGACAAAACCGGCAGTGAGCCCGCT
This genomic interval carries:
- a CDS encoding VCBS repeat-containing protein; this encodes MKRLFLIALAVSAALACPVEGYVLEDIVWATPNPTIYDNLTASEAKLGANLATFPLQDGSLSYDQVFDNAVADWNSYLQNLQIQAVDGTDPNGTNSSNSLSEAGFASSASGSDLSGDILAVTEIYYYPGNPSTFAPTDIVFNTAYVWNSYRGPLQTPAIDLRRVALHELGHFIGLGHPDQAGQTVNAIMNSVISNTDDLTADDIAGGQSLYGARTSVTPSLPSAPADTQPFVSRAGDFNGDGKQDLLLRNSGDSSVAVWIMAGLAINGYGVIPVATFPYRVFGFADLNGDGKSDVVWQSLVDASVTIWFMNGAQLLSSVSVNPPAPGYNLAAVGDLDGDGLADLVWRNLSTGDTVVMRNTGLVSGQLSFTQTYAQNVGTQQRLIAAANLTGEGGTRVELVWQAQDGSVSAWFFNNASSVSPVAFGQASAGAGATLQGVADLNGDGKDDLLWLDPSGRLVSVWYMNGTGAPVRAAFQAVPASLTFAGAANVNGNGTPAEVFWKDAQTGALTPSLLNHPPQPVYQPTKPAVSPLWTIQPQHQ